The genomic DNA CACATTGGAAGGGGgagaagaacagaagaaaatggatgaatgtatAGAAATACATCCTTTTTTtatatgcataaataaataaatgattacacacacacacacacacacacacacacacacacacacacacacacacgtgtcaaAAACAAACCTCATCTCGGTCCGTGGTGGCGGCGCTGCTGTCAGAGGGTCTTTGAATCACAGGGACATGCAGTGAAGGTGAGACAGGCGGGGGTGTTTCCAGCAGGCTGCTCCGACCCTCCAGCACAGGTGGGGCCAGCCACTCGGTGACGACCTCCACCTCGTCGTCAGACGGCAGGTCCGACCTCATCATCTTCGCCGGCTGCGGTTCGGCGGGACTCGGGACCCTCTGCAGGACCACACCTGCACACGGATCACGGGATGGGTTCACAGACGGCCGCCCGGGTGAAGCCACTGAAAACTGAGCCGCACTCACCTGCGTAAATGCACACGAAGGTGCCGCGGTCCAGGTCGTCACGGCAACGCACCCCCCAGCCACGGTTCTGGGTCTTAAAGACCTGGAGGCGGACCCTGATGCCCCTCTGGACCAGACGGTTCTGACAGCGAGCTCGGTCACAGCCGCACCACGGCCCGCATTCAAATAGGCTGCAGACGGATAACCATGGTAACAGTCAGTCAGTGATCAATCAGGTATTGATCCATGTTTCAGCTGGGTGTTAAAACTCAGAAacctttttatttcatgaacaAGCCTGCTTCTATTTctctagaaaaacaaaaacagggcaGCACTGTGGCGTGATGGTTAGCAGGTGCTGAAGCTCATGGGCACGTCGGCAGAAATCatctaaatgtgtaaaatttgTACACCGAAATCTACGAAGAACGCGCAGCTCCTGCTGTAGCTCAGTTTCGTGTTTGCCTCACCCTGATGGAatgggctgcagcagcctgTGATGGCGGTAGTGGCGCCCTCCAATGGTCATGGCCATGCAGGCGCAGCGCTTCGCGTCGCTGCAGCCGTCCGTGCAGTCGCAGCACGCCTTGAACAGTACcgggctgtggctcaggaagcaGCCGTGCGGCCAGCGGTCCTTCCTGTAGCGGAAGTCGGCAGGCCGGGCTCCGCCGTCCCCGACGCACAGCTCCACCGGTGTTGGCTCCGCCCCCCGGCTCAGGTCCTGCTCAGGTTGCTGAGAACCCGCCAGCGAAGGAGGGTCCAACATCACGGAGGGGTTGAAGGTGAAGAAGTCGACCTGCAGGAAGAAGAGGGATGCAGTTTAATGAGCTGAAGCTGTCATTTACAGACAGACCTCGAATGCACCAAAACACCTTCACTGACCAAATGATCAGAAAGTGAACATAATTGATACCAAATCACTTGTGTATTGACCTGTAGGATGTCGTAGCTCTCTGTAGCCAACAGGAAAAGCATTACATCGTCATAGTTACGGAGGCTCAGCCCACACGGCGCCTTGTAGATGACGTCCCAGCTTTCCAGGTCTTCCTGCTCCTGATCCCGGTCCCAGGCTCCACCCCCTCTTACTGCAATAATCAGTGGCATGGCGGTCAGCCTCTTGAAGCCGCAGAGCAGTGGTATCTTTAGCGGGTTCTGGCCCCAGAACAGCGGTGTGGACTGAGGCATGCTGGGTAAACTGGCTAAGCAGGCCTGTAGGCAGAGTAAAATGTTGCCCCCTCAGTGGTGAAAGGTTTATGTTTAGATAAAAGTGGGATAAAATAAATTGTCTGGCTGCTTCTGAAAGATTACTGTAGGAAATGATATCACTTCCTGTGTTCACCTTGGAGCAGGTGTGGGGGTGGTACTGCAGCTGGATGGGCTCCAGAGGAGGCAGCAGCTCTTCTCTGTCAGCAGGTGGCGCCGTGGGACTGGACAGACCATTAAACGGGAGAAAgatgggagaggaggaggaggaggaacacgAGGAAGAAGGGCTGTGCTGGAGGAagtcagcaggcagcagctcaTCTGGAGAGGAAAAAGTATTCGGAGTGAGTCTCACACACATAACCAGAGGGAAGCCTCAATGTTTACCGGGGTCTACCTGAGCCGATCACCACCTGGACCACCGAGGGGTCCTGGTCCTGAGGGCAGGtcgaggaggagcagcagtccAGAATCTCGAGCAGCTTGAAGGCCTGAACGTACTCTGAgtgaagacagagagaaaagatcAGGACAGGAAGCTCTCCGGTGTCCCGCTCACTCACATCAGACATGGGCCTGAACCTTTGTCTGTGGCTGCGCTCCTCTTCAGGACCGCCTTCAGACGGTCCAGGTACTGGAAAACCCCGCTGAAGACCTGATCCACGTCCTCCTCGGCCCAGAACGTTTTGGCCctctctggggaaaaaaatggatcaGGACAAACGATCGCATCAGATGAACGAAAAACGTACAGAGTTTGGAGAAGaaaaacggggggggggggggaccacaTCAGGACCCACAACCACTGAACCTGGACCAGTTTAACTGCTAAAATAACCAATAAATGTATTTGTAGGTACAATAAACATGATTTTCAACATGTTACAACAAGAAGAATGTGATATTTAACCAAGTTTCTCCCATCTAGACCTCAGCAGCAGAGGACCTCTTAAACGTGGACCAGACCCTCCTGCAGACCCCACAggatcattaaaaactcttcaCACATATAAGGTGGAAATGTGTATTTCCCCACGCAGACCACATAGGACCTGGTTAGATCCAGGTAACCCGGGCTTGTTGGCTGTGGACCGGACcagacagccccccccccccccccccccccccccgcgcgcgcacacgcacacttcCTTGTGTGGGTCAAACAGGGAAGCTCTGGGGCTAATGTAGCACTACCCCCCGGTTAAACCCGGGTTAGCTACTGAGTGCTGCCCTCCGGCCCCTCTGGCCGGTATCGGCTCCGGTTCCGTTATAAATCCGGTTCTTACCGACATATCGCGGATCCAGCGAATCTCCCGTTTCCATGGCAGCGTTAGCCTGCTAGCACTCAGCtaacaggaacaaaaacactCGAGCTAACGCTAACTCTGAGCTAACAGAGAGGTGACAGCGGGGATAGGTGGGCCTGCAGTTCAACTACCAAACG from Archocentrus centrarchus isolate MPI-CPG fArcCen1 chromosome 2, fArcCen1, whole genome shotgun sequence includes the following:
- the setdb2 gene encoding histone-lysine N-methyltransferase SETDB2 isoform X2 — translated: METGDSLDPRYVERAKTFWAEEDVDQVFSGVFQYLDRLKAVLKRSAATDKEYVQAFKLLEILDCCSSSTCPQDQDPSVVQVVIGSDELLPADFLQHSPSSSCSSSSSSPIFLPFNGLSSPTAPPADREELLPPLEPIQLQYHPHTCSKACLASLPSMPQSTPLFWGQNPLKIPLLCGFKRLTAMPLIIAVRGGGAWDRDQEQEDLESWDVIYKAPCGLSLRNYDDVMLFLLATESYDILQVDFFTFNPSVMLDPPSLAGSQQPEQDLSRGAEPTPVELCVGDGGARPADFRYRKDRWPHGCFLSHSPVLFKACCDCTDGCSDAKRCACMAMTIGGRHYRHHRLLQPIPSGLFECGPWCGCDRARCQNRLVQRGIRVRLQVFKTQNRGWGVRCRDDLDRGTFVCIYAGVVLQRVPSPAEPQPAKMMRSDLPSDDEVEVVTEWLAPPVLEGRSSLLETPPPVSPSLHVPVIQRPSDSSAATTDRDEVQPVLIGGLEPTSPSSGDQVQGEKDAVTSEDDGVSGTKARRYLKRAATVDDVCFVDASREGNVSRFINLPAEPFHPERLHRLPRPRLPRHRLLHQQDRVGRH
- the setdb2 gene encoding histone-lysine N-methyltransferase SETDB2 isoform X1 — protein: METGDSLDPRYVERAKTFWAEEDVDQVFSGVFQYLDRLKAVLKRSAATDKEYVQAFKLLEILDCCSSSTCPQDQDPSVVQVVIGSDELLPADFLQHSPSSSCSSSSSSPIFLPFNGLSSPTAPPADREELLPPLEPIQLQYHPHTCSKACLASLPSMPQSTPLFWGQNPLKIPLLCGFKRLTAMPLIIAVRGGGAWDRDQEQEDLESWDVIYKAPCGLSLRNYDDVMLFLLATESYDILQVDFFTFNPSVMLDPPSLAGSQQPEQDLSRGAEPTPVELCVGDGGARPADFRYRKDRWPHGCFLSHSPVLFKACCDCTDGCSDAKRCACMAMTIGGRHYRHHRLLQPIPSGLFECGPWCGCDRARCQNRLVQRGIRVRLQVFKTQNRGWGVRCRDDLDRGTFVCIYAGVVLQRVPSPAEPQPAKMMRSDLPSDDEVEVVTEWLAPPVLEGRSSLLETPPPVSPSLHVPVIQRPSDSSAATTDRDEVQPVLIGGLEPTSPSSGDQVQGEKDAVTSEDDGVSGTKARRYLKRAATVDDVCFVDASREGNVSRFINHSCLPNLFIQNVFTDSHDPAFPVIAFFTSRTVLAGTELTWDYSATVPADSPQKQEVPCLCGSDGCQGHFTVEENLCDICEDKGQAAPKAQ